Proteins co-encoded in one Campylobacter ornithocola genomic window:
- a CDS encoding 5-formyltetrahydrofolate cyclo-ligase — protein sequence MIKNNFRIEQKSKMYLKLKYQYKRDFLVFQEIKKILNLYKNCKNILIYIPLKYEINLYKFRHFLTKKYQIFVPFMQDKSLKVVKLRLALDKKSFGVYEPKDSFLQVRIDIAIIPVIGVDAKLGRIGHGQGFYDRFFESISYKKPLVVFTQMIDAKSDQFFSQDYDIKGNFYINPYKKYFRKVKNNDRNISCINSRFHRRRDWIYSRQKD from the coding sequence TTGATAAAAAATAATTTCAGGATAGAACAAAAATCTAAAATGTATTTAAAACTAAAATATCAATATAAAAGAGATTTTTTAGTTTTTCAAGAAATAAAAAAAATTCTAAATTTATATAAAAATTGCAAAAATATCCTTATATACATTCCTTTAAAATATGAAATTAATCTTTATAAATTTAGACATTTTCTAACAAAAAAATATCAAATTTTTGTTCCATTTATGCAAGATAAAAGTTTAAAGGTAGTAAAATTAAGATTAGCTCTTGACAAAAAGAGCTTTGGGGTATATGAACCAAAAGATTCTTTTTTGCAAGTCCGTATAGACATTGCAATTATACCTGTTATAGGTGTAGATGCAAAATTAGGAAGAATCGGTCATGGTCAAGGTTTTTATGATAGGTTTTTTGAAAGTATTTCTTATAAAAAACCTTTGGTTGTTTTTACACAAATGATAGATGCAAAATCTGATCAATTTTTTAGCCAAGATTATGATATAAAAGGAAATTTTTATATAAACCCTTATAAAAAATATTTTAGGAAAGTTAAAAATAATGATAGAAATATTAGTTGCATTAATAGCCGTTTTCATAGGCGGAGGGATTGGATATATAGTCGCCAAAAAGATTAA
- the rny gene encoding ribonuclease Y: protein MIEILVALIAVFIGGGIGYIVAKKINDANFNIFLEQAKAKAKAIEYEAELTLKDAKNSVAEAEFTAKKKFDEKIQKLQKEHSAKLEELNKKEQNLHYQEKLHEENKNKLLKEKQTIKTLQEENENLKQNYETKLGEVLKILEHSAGLTQEEAKNIVLQKIEENSRAEIAHIVRKYEEEARNEAKRKANFILAQATSRFAGEFAAERLINVVNIKNDELKGRIIGKEGRNVKTLEMVLGVDIIIDDTPGAIIVSCFNLYRRAIATKVIELLVEDGRIQPAKIEEIHEKVCKEFEDNILEEGQTIVMDLGLNQIHPEIVKLIGKLRYRASYGQNALAHSLEVAHLAGIIAAECGGDEKLARRAGILHDIGKALTHEFEGSHVDLGAELCKRYKEHPVVINAIYAHHGHEEATSIESAAVCTADTLSAARPGARREVLEAFLKRVSELEDIAKSKEGVKKAYAINAGREIRVIVNAKLVNDDESVLLAKEIAEEIQEKVQYPGEIKVNVIRELRAIDFAR from the coding sequence ATGATAGAAATATTAGTTGCATTAATAGCCGTTTTCATAGGCGGAGGGATTGGATATATAGTCGCCAAAAAGATTAATGATGCAAATTTCAATATCTTTTTAGAGCAAGCAAAAGCAAAAGCAAAAGCTATCGAATACGAAGCTGAATTAACACTCAAAGATGCTAAAAACTCGGTTGCTGAAGCTGAATTTACAGCGAAGAAAAAATTTGATGAAAAAATTCAAAAACTACAAAAAGAGCATTCTGCTAAACTAGAAGAACTTAACAAAAAAGAACAAAATCTTCATTATCAAGAAAAACTTCACGAGGAAAATAAAAACAAGCTTTTAAAAGAAAAGCAAACTATAAAAACCTTGCAAGAGGAAAATGAAAATTTAAAACAAAACTATGAAACAAAACTTGGTGAAGTTTTAAAAATCCTTGAACACTCAGCTGGTCTCACACAAGAAGAAGCAAAAAATATAGTCCTACAGAAAATAGAAGAAAATTCAAGAGCTGAAATTGCACATATTGTTAGAAAATATGAAGAAGAAGCTAGAAATGAAGCCAAAAGAAAGGCTAATTTTATTTTAGCACAGGCAACTTCAAGGTTTGCAGGGGAATTTGCCGCTGAAAGACTTATTAATGTTGTCAATATCAAAAATGATGAACTAAAAGGGCGTATTATAGGTAAAGAAGGAAGAAATGTTAAAACCCTAGAAATGGTTTTAGGGGTTGATATTATCATCGATGATACACCTGGAGCAATTATAGTAAGTTGTTTTAATCTTTATAGACGTGCTATTGCTACAAAGGTGATTGAGCTTTTGGTAGAAGATGGAAGAATACAACCTGCAAAAATAGAAGAAATTCATGAAAAAGTTTGTAAAGAATTTGAAGATAATATTTTGGAAGAAGGGCAAACTATTGTAATGGATCTGGGGTTAAATCAAATCCATCCTGAAATAGTAAAACTCATAGGAAAATTAAGATATAGAGCAAGCTATGGACAAAATGCTCTGGCACATTCTCTAGAAGTAGCACATTTAGCTGGAATCATAGCAGCTGAATGTGGCGGGGATGAAAAACTTGCACGAAGAGCTGGGATTTTACACGATATAGGCAAGGCTTTAACACATGAATTTGAAGGCTCGCATGTAGATTTAGGAGCTGAGCTTTGCAAAAGATACAAAGAGCATCCTGTGGTGATTAATGCAATTTATGCTCACCATGGCCATGAAGAAGCTACAAGCATAGAATCGGCTGCGGTTTGCACAGCAGATACACTAAGCGCTGCGCGTCCTGGCGCAAGACGTGAGGTTTTAGAAGCTTTTTTAAAAAGAGTTAGCGAACTTGAAGATATAGCAAAAAGCAAAGAAGGGGTTAAAAAAGCCTATGCTATTAATGCGGGTAGAGAGATTAGGGTTATTGTTAATGCAAAATTAGTCAATGATGATGAATCTGTGCTTTTAGCTAAAGAAATAGCTGAAGAAATTCAAGAAAAAGTACAATACCCTGGTGAAATAAAAGTCAATGTCATCAGAGAACTTAGAGCTATTGATTTTGCAAGATAA
- a CDS encoding DedA family protein, producing the protein MQEMIDNLSTYGYLILFFYSFGGGMVAILAAGVLCASSTKLDLHWCIFLAFLANAIGSTLLFTLGKYYKKDIMPYFKNHRRKIALAMMKIKKYGDLLLIVQKFIYGVKTIIPIAAGLCKFSFIRFFIINTLSSLIWAIVLGYAGFIFGNTLKEAFEAFTNYPYIAPAFIITLIFIIWLYLSRFSKKK; encoded by the coding sequence ATGCAAGAAATGATAGATAATCTTAGCACTTATGGTTATTTGATTTTGTTTTTTTACTCATTTGGCGGAGGTATGGTAGCCATACTTGCCGCTGGAGTACTTTGTGCAAGCTCTACTAAACTTGATCTGCATTGGTGTATATTTTTAGCCTTTTTAGCTAATGCCATAGGCTCAACTTTGTTGTTTACTTTGGGAAAATACTATAAAAAAGACATAATGCCTTATTTTAAAAATCATAGAAGAAAAATTGCCCTTGCAATGATGAAAATCAAAAAATACGGCGATTTGCTCTTAATAGTACAAAAATTCATTTATGGAGTAAAAACCATCATTCCCATAGCAGCAGGTCTTTGCAAATTTAGTTTTATAAGATTTTTCATCATCAATACCTTATCTAGTTTGATCTGGGCTATCGTTTTAGGCTATGCTGGTTTTATTTTTGGAAATACTTTAAAAGAAGCCTTTGAAGCATTTACAAACTATCCTTATATAGCTCCTGCTTTTATAATCACTTTAATTTTTATTATATGGTTATATTTATCACGTTTTTCTAAGAAAAAATGA
- a CDS encoding ComEC/Rec2 family competence protein, with translation MSLKFSIKDSYREFLILLLCFLTIFSLNLIYEYKKYQNFKLTKHLLLKDNIILSSYEKTNKKGKKYQVLKLKNSDFVFYTTSFKNLNLSKNDVINLRIITKNINFKDYLSKSFYVPSYDFNKTKIQKENTLVEYFLSQHQNEKIKEFYGALFFAKNVSSELRNDINFYNIAHLIAISGYHLGLLFSFCFLIFTPLYAFFHKRYFPYRSLKLDISIFAFLLLILYIFLIDFSPSYTRALLMSLFAFYLFSKNIKILSFKFLFLSIAFCISIFPKLLFSVGFLFSILGVFYIYLYLHHFKDQFSNFTHVFLLNIWTFLAMIIPVLYFFPLLSFQQFLAIPLSLAFVVFYPLVLILHIFSYGNLLDLLLIHFFEFKLHAINLSIPFVFYCIYLILSLIAIFNKYLALFVISLGFVPFIFLI, from the coding sequence ATGAGTTTAAAATTCTCTATAAAAGATTCTTATAGAGAATTTTTAATTTTGCTATTATGTTTTTTAACAATTTTTAGTTTAAATCTTATCTATGAGTATAAAAAATACCAAAATTTTAAACTTACTAAGCATTTATTACTTAAAGATAATATTATTTTATCTTCTTATGAAAAAACTAATAAAAAAGGCAAAAAATATCAAGTCCTAAAACTTAAAAACTCTGATTTTGTTTTTTACACTACTAGTTTTAAAAATCTAAATTTAAGCAAAAATGATGTAATAAATCTTAGAATTATCACTAAAAATATTAACTTTAAAGATTATCTTAGTAAAAGTTTTTATGTGCCAAGTTATGATTTTAATAAAACTAAAATACAAAAAGAAAATACTTTAGTAGAGTATTTTTTAAGTCAACATCAAAATGAAAAAATCAAAGAATTTTATGGTGCTTTGTTTTTTGCAAAAAATGTATCAAGTGAACTTAGAAATGATATAAATTTTTATAATATCGCACATTTAATTGCTATTAGTGGATATCATTTAGGCTTGTTATTTAGCTTTTGCTTTTTGATTTTTACTCCTTTATATGCTTTTTTTCATAAACGATATTTTCCTTATAGAAGTTTAAAGCTTGATATTAGTATTTTTGCTTTCTTGCTTTTAATTTTATATATATTTTTAATAGACTTTAGTCCATCTTATACAAGAGCTTTATTAATGAGTCTTTTTGCTTTTTATTTATTTAGTAAAAATATCAAGATTTTAAGTTTTAAATTTTTATTTTTAAGCATAGCTTTTTGTATTAGTATTTTCCCAAAACTTCTTTTTAGCGTTGGGTTTTTATTTTCTATTTTGGGAGTTTTTTATATTTATTTATATCTTCATCATTTTAAAGATCAATTTTCAAACTTCACTCACGTTTTTTTGCTAAATATTTGGACCTTTTTAGCAATGATTATCCCTGTATTATACTTTTTTCCTTTACTTAGCTTTCAGCAATTTTTAGCCATACCTTTAAGTTTAGCCTTTGTAGTGTTTTACCCTTTAGTTTTAATATTACATATTTTTTCTTATGGAAATTTATTAGATTTGCTTTTAATACATTTTTTTGAGTTTAAATTGCATGCAATTAATCTATCAATACCTTTTGTATTTTATTGTATTTATTTAATTTTATCTTTAATCGCTATATTTAATAAATACTTAGCTCTTTTTGTAATTTCTCTTGGGTTTGTTCCCTTTATTTTCTTGATTTAA
- a CDS encoding YihY/virulence factor BrkB family protein — translation MNFKNLFKILLALRDKEILNYAAALSFYTILSLIPLLFLCFWVFTQIPSFEIYQERIKNLIFTFLIPTQQELIIQYINTFLKNSVNLGLIGLLAMALTSLAFFSGYDYVINKLLEEDSKSLWHSISSYWTLATLTPLGLGVSFYISGFIQKTLDDFNIALNFFEILPYVIIWALFFISYSSSVSKKGDLKALVISSFGASVIWYISKMIFVYYAVYNKTYLNVYGSFSVILFFFLWIYISWIIYLLGLKAYLLLNQENKGNKPKRNYKKS, via the coding sequence ATGAATTTTAAAAACTTATTTAAAATTCTTTTAGCTTTAAGAGATAAGGAAATTTTAAATTATGCTGCAGCTTTAAGTTTTTATACTATTTTATCTTTAATACCACTTTTATTTTTGTGTTTTTGGGTTTTTACCCAAATTCCAAGCTTTGAAATATATCAAGAAAGAATTAAAAACTTAATTTTTACTTTTTTAATCCCAACTCAACAAGAATTAATCATACAATACATCAACACTTTCTTAAAAAATAGCGTAAATTTGGGACTTATAGGGCTTTTGGCTATGGCTTTGACTTCTTTGGCCTTTTTTTCAGGTTATGATTATGTGATTAATAAGCTTTTAGAGGAAGATTCTAAAAGTCTTTGGCATAGTATAAGTTCTTATTGGACTTTGGCAACCTTAACTCCACTTGGGCTTGGGGTAAGTTTTTATATCTCAGGTTTTATACAAAAAACCTTAGATGATTTTAATATCGCTTTAAATTTTTTTGAGATTTTGCCTTATGTGATTATATGGGCATTATTTTTTATATCTTATTCAAGCTCAGTAAGTAAAAAAGGTGATTTAAAAGCTTTAGTCATTAGTTCTTTTGGTGCTTCTGTGATTTGGTATATTTCTAAGATGATTTTTGTATATTATGCTGTATATAATAAAACTTATTTAAATGTATATGGCTCTTTCTCTGTAATATTATTTTTCTTTTTGTGGATTTATATTTCTTGGATCATTTATCTTTTAGGCTTAAAGGCTTATTTGCTTTTAAATCAAGAAAATAAAGGGAACAAACCCAAGAGAAATTACAAAAAGAGCTAA
- a CDS encoding FAD-linked oxidase C-terminal domain-containing protein yields the protein MQEIHQKFFQDLLGVQNAHFDPIHKRAYSYDATKKHYLPDGVLFPRDENDISQILKYCNENKIIVIPRGSGSGFTGGSLAVNGGVVLSFEKHMNKILEIDLENLVAVVQPGVINMALQEKVKEYGLFYPPDPASMEYSSLGGNVGENAGGMRAAKYGITKDYVMALRAVLPNGEIIRAGKKTIKDVAGYNLAGILIASEGSLAVLSEITLKLVALPKFKKTAMGIFNSIDDAMNAVYKTLAKGVTPVSMEFLDQLSIQALEQKFQKGLPMDAGAILIADVDGNVEEAIEADLKILQESFYESKVREFKIAKDEQEAADIWFARRNCSQSIAMYGNLKLNEDITVPRSKLPELLKGIAEISKKYSFKIPCFGHTGDGNVHTNVMVSDKNNPELVKKGYEAVEEVFKLTVSLGGTLSGEHGIGISKAPFMRLAFSEAEMELMRNIKKAFDPNNILNPFKMGL from the coding sequence ATGCAAGAAATTCATCAAAAATTCTTTCAAGATCTTTTAGGAGTACAAAACGCTCATTTTGATCCTATTCACAAAAGAGCGTATAGCTATGATGCTACTAAAAAACATTATTTACCCGATGGAGTGCTTTTTCCAAGAGATGAAAATGATATTAGTCAAATTTTAAAATACTGCAATGAAAATAAAATCATAGTCATTCCTAGGGGTTCAGGTAGTGGATTTACCGGTGGAAGTCTGGCTGTTAATGGTGGAGTGGTGCTAAGCTTTGAAAAACATATGAATAAAATTTTAGAAATTGATCTTGAAAATTTGGTTGCAGTAGTACAACCTGGTGTGATAAATATGGCTTTGCAAGAAAAAGTAAAAGAATATGGTTTGTTTTATCCACCTGATCCTGCGAGTATGGAATATTCTTCTTTGGGAGGAAATGTTGGTGAAAATGCAGGGGGTATGAGAGCTGCTAAGTATGGCATAACTAAAGATTATGTAATGGCATTAAGAGCAGTTTTACCTAATGGAGAAATCATTAGAGCAGGTAAAAAAACTATAAAAGATGTAGCAGGCTATAATCTAGCTGGAATTTTAATAGCAAGCGAAGGATCTTTGGCTGTGCTTAGTGAAATCACTTTAAAGCTAGTTGCTTTACCAAAGTTTAAAAAAACTGCAATGGGAATTTTTAACAGCATTGATGATGCGATGAATGCAGTATATAAAACTTTAGCCAAAGGTGTAACTCCTGTATCTATGGAATTTTTAGATCAATTAAGTATACAAGCATTAGAACAAAAATTCCAAAAAGGCTTGCCAATGGATGCAGGTGCGATTTTAATTGCTGATGTAGATGGTAATGTAGAAGAAGCCATTGAAGCAGATTTAAAAATCTTGCAAGAAAGTTTTTATGAGTCTAAGGTAAGAGAGTTTAAAATAGCTAAAGATGAGCAAGAAGCAGCTGATATTTGGTTTGCTAGAAGAAATTGCTCTCAAAGCATAGCAATGTATGGAAATTTAAAGCTTAATGAGGATATTACAGTACCGCGTTCAAAACTACCTGAGCTTTTAAAAGGTATAGCTGAAATTTCTAAAAAATATAGTTTTAAAATTCCTTGTTTTGGTCATACTGGCGATGGGAATGTACATACTAATGTAATGGTAAGTGATAAAAATAATCCTGAATTAGTTAAAAAAGGTTATGAAGCTGTGGAAGAGGTGTTTAAGCTTACAGTTTCTTTAGGTGGGACTTTGAGTGGTGAGCATGGTATAGGCATTTCAAAAGCCCCTTTTATGAGGCTTGCTTTTAGTGAAGCTGAAATGGAATTAATGAGAAACATCAAAAAAGCATTTGATCCAAATAATATACTTAATCCTTTTAAAATGGGACTTTGA
- a CDS encoding plasminogen-binding N-terminal domain-containing protein, producing the protein MFCCFLAILQAKNYDLIQTKLEKVDDIYGYVKDDPRILLHSSGIVVHEIDTQKSIIARASVIGRENGLVKLQFKVFDMLAQDAMPLPNVLPQVGDKIVLNYLYDRALIIAPDKSVYDFIAQKLNGIYFLHPDLFGAHMIQEYRQTPRRSDFRSFCSKNAVGVLVVALEKKAEIVDCQDFGKIEEFNIPQAQSLQIPFYSRITGYKSDIFSLNDEAIGNYYVYYEKLISLTREK; encoded by the coding sequence ATGTTTTGTTGTTTTTTAGCAATTTTGCAGGCTAAAAATTATGATTTGATACAAACAAAACTTGAAAAAGTAGATGATATTTATGGTTATGTAAAAGATGATCCTAGGATTTTACTACACTCAAGCGGTATAGTTGTACATGAAATTGATACGCAAAAATCTATCATCGCAAGAGCCAGTGTGATAGGGCGTGAAAACGGCTTGGTTAAATTGCAATTTAAAGTTTTTGATATGCTGGCTCAAGATGCCATGCCTTTGCCAAATGTGTTACCGCAAGTAGGTGATAAAATAGTTTTAAATTATTTATATGATAGAGCATTGATTATAGCTCCTGATAAAAGTGTATATGATTTTATAGCGCAAAAATTAAATGGAATTTATTTCCTACATCCTGATTTATTTGGAGCGCATATGATACAAGAATATCGCCAAACCCCAAGAAGATCCGACTTTAGATCTTTTTGTTCAAAAAATGCAGTTGGGGTTTTAGTAGTAGCTTTAGAAAAGAAAGCTGAAATAGTTGATTGTCAAGACTTTGGTAAGATTGAAGAATTTAACATACCTCAAGCTCAAAGTTTGCAAATTCCATTTTATTCAAGAATTACGGGTTATAAAAGCGATATTTTTAGCTTAAATGATGAAGCAATTGGGAATTATTATGTATATTATGAAAAATTAATTAGCTTAACTAGAGAAAAATAA
- a CDS encoding peptidoglycan DD-metalloendopeptidase family protein translates to MKKIFISLLISIKLFAISSVEELSWENGKTLLDFLQDHSIPLNLYYNLDTEDKELSAEIASGIKYQMLKDEQGQLEQVLIPISDDLQIHIYKNNENKFVLSFTPISYIKEKRTIRVAINNSAYQDVYDESGSVTLARAMVRAFKNSVNFKNVRKGDSVVLIYEQKRRLGRLFGDINIQAALANIRGKEYSVFLYKDSYYNAQGKELENFFLTKPVKYTRISDRFTKARYHPILKRYRAHLGIDYAAPTGTPVKSAGDGTISFVGTKGGYGKVVQVKHMSGYMTLYAHLSRFGKVKRGQKVKQGQVIAYVGSTGMSTGPHLHFGLYLNNKAINPETIVKIPKSSLSGKNKEEFLKMVKEYENRLQSIDENYKNPPKEQNIENSMEL, encoded by the coding sequence ATGAAAAAAATTTTCATATCTTTGCTTATATCAATAAAACTTTTTGCTATTTCAAGTGTTGAAGAACTTTCTTGGGAAAATGGCAAAACTTTGCTTGATTTTTTACAAGATCACTCTATACCGCTTAATTTATATTACAATCTTGATACCGAAGACAAAGAACTAAGTGCAGAAATTGCAAGTGGCATAAAATATCAAATGTTAAAAGATGAACAAGGACAATTAGAGCAAGTCTTAATCCCAATTAGTGATGATTTACAAATTCATATTTATAAAAACAATGAAAACAAATTTGTATTAAGCTTTACCCCTATTTCTTATATAAAAGAAAAAAGAACCATTCGTGTAGCTATCAATAACTCAGCTTATCAAGATGTTTATGATGAAAGTGGTAGTGTAACTTTAGCAAGAGCAATGGTAAGAGCATTTAAAAATAGTGTTAATTTTAAAAATGTTAGGAAGGGCGATAGTGTAGTATTAATTTATGAGCAAAAAAGAAGATTAGGAAGGCTTTTTGGCGATATTAATATCCAAGCAGCTTTAGCCAATATTAGAGGTAAAGAATATTCTGTATTTTTGTATAAAGATTCTTATTATAATGCCCAAGGAAAAGAACTTGAAAATTTCTTTTTAACAAAACCGGTTAAATATACAAGAATTTCAGATCGTTTTACTAAGGCAAGATATCACCCTATTTTAAAACGCTATAGAGCACACTTAGGTATTGATTATGCTGCCCCAACTGGTACTCCAGTAAAAAGCGCCGGAGATGGAACGATTAGTTTTGTTGGAACAAAAGGTGGTTATGGCAAAGTTGTACAAGTAAAACACATGTCAGGTTATATGACTTTATATGCTCATCTTAGTCGTTTTGGTAAAGTCAAACGTGGTCAAAAAGTTAAGCAAGGACAAGTAATTGCTTATGTAGGTTCTACTGGTATGAGTACTGGACCACATTTGCATTTTGGACTTTATCTAAATAATAAAGCAATCAATCCTGAAACCATCGTTAAAATTCCAAAATCAAGTCTAAGCGGAAAAAATAAGGAAGAATTTTTAAAAATGGTAAAAGAGTATGAAAATCGCTTACAAAGTATAGATGAAAACTATAAAAATCCGCCAAAAGAACAAAATATAGAAAATTCTATGGAGCTTTGA
- the mgtE gene encoding magnesium transporter, whose protein sequence is MMNDFLEAQELLKNTSKDQSTYEINEALKTIKRYNEELYLQTLKSFDTHTLANVAIITPDHILEDILEHLSIIKIAKAVEELESDDATDLIKRFEELNPQKTLAILNRLSSEDKEEILRLKNYDENTAGAYMQTEIFTASIDESIEKAIKRYRILKHSGQVDQIFQVYIIDNQGKLCNAINLSDLLIWDFKLSFADIIKNNSEKYKCYSIKDYEDIQKAIDIVEDYDLSVLAVVNDDEVLLGRITYDDIHDLIQENATEQIYNLAGVDEDAEEESAFKAAKARAFWLMINLTTSLISANIISLFSGEIEQLVALAVLMPIVASMGGNTGSQALAVTVRKLSLNEVEFKDAKKVILRESGISLLNGLIFASIMSIIAFIWFKTALLGLVIALSMLINLALAGFVGSFVPLTLKKFKIDPAVGSSVVITAITDGLGFFSFLLLAKMILL, encoded by the coding sequence ATGATGAATGATTTTTTAGAAGCACAAGAACTTTTAAAAAATACTTCTAAAGATCAAAGTACTTATGAAATTAATGAAGCCTTAAAAACTATCAAAAGATACAATGAAGAGCTCTATTTACAAACTCTTAAATCTTTTGATACTCACACACTTGCAAATGTAGCTATTATAACGCCTGATCATATACTAGAAGATATTTTAGAACACTTAAGCATTATAAAGATTGCAAAAGCAGTAGAAGAACTTGAAAGTGATGATGCAACTGACTTAATTAAGCGTTTTGAAGAGCTAAATCCACAAAAAACTTTAGCTATTTTAAACCGCTTAAGTTCTGAAGATAAAGAAGAAATTTTACGCCTTAAAAATTATGATGAAAATACTGCTGGTGCTTATATGCAAACAGAAATTTTTACAGCATCTATTGATGAAAGCATAGAAAAAGCAATCAAAAGATATAGAATTTTAAAACACTCAGGACAAGTAGATCAAATTTTTCAAGTTTATATCATAGATAATCAAGGAAAGCTTTGTAATGCTATTAATTTAAGCGATCTTTTGATTTGGGATTTTAAACTAAGTTTTGCAGATATTATTAAAAACAATAGTGAAAAATATAAATGCTATAGCATTAAAGATTATGAAGACATACAAAAAGCTATTGATATAGTAGAAGATTATGATTTGAGTGTTTTAGCGGTTGTAAATGATGATGAAGTGCTTTTAGGTAGAATTACCTATGATGATATTCACGATCTTATACAAGAAAATGCAACAGAGCAAATTTATAATTTAGCCGGAGTTGATGAAGATGCTGAAGAAGAAAGTGCTTTTAAAGCAGCCAAAGCAAGAGCTTTTTGGCTTATGATTAATCTTACCACCTCATTAATCTCAGCTAATATCATTAGCCTTTTTTCAGGTGAAATAGAACAACTTGTGGCTTTAGCAGTGCTAATGCCTATTGTAGCTTCTATGGGAGGCAATACAGGCTCACAAGCTTTAGCAGTAACAGTTAGAAAACTCTCACTCAACGAAGTAGAATTTAAAGATGCTAAAAAAGTTATATTAAGAGAGAGTGGAATTTCTTTACTTAATGGACTTATATTTGCTAGTATTATGAGTATTATAGCTTTTATATGGTTTAAAACAGCTCTTTTGGGGCTTGTTATAGCCTTATCAATGCTAATTAATCTAGCCTTAGCAGGCTTTGTAGGTTCCTTTGTGCCTTTAACTTTAAAAAAATTTAAAATCGATCCTGCAGTAGGCTCAAGTGTAGTAATTACAGCAATCACTGATGGTTTGGGATTTTTTAGTTTTTTGCTTTTAGCAAAAATGATTTTATTATAA
- the tpx gene encoding thiol peroxidase, producing the protein MASIMYKNQEIELIGDELEIGDNAPKVTLRTKNLAPVEIAPPGKTQILLTFPSLDTQVCSKQAKETNKRLTSMKNIEVITISMDLPFAMDRFCATEGIDDIIVASDFAFKDFGTNYGVLIGNSPFAGLLARSAFVVKDGKIVYKQLVEELMGKIDFKDLELFMHRNYGYPLN; encoded by the coding sequence ATGGCAAGCATTATGTATAAAAATCAAGAAATAGAACTTATAGGAGATGAGCTAGAAATTGGCGATAATGCTCCAAAAGTAACCCTAAGAACTAAAAATCTTGCTCCGGTAGAAATAGCACCCCCTGGAAAAACTCAAATTTTATTAACCTTTCCTAGTTTGGATACTCAAGTATGCTCAAAACAAGCCAAAGAAACCAATAAAAGACTAACTTCAATGAAAAATATTGAAGTTATTACCATTAGTATGGATTTGCCTTTTGCTATGGATCGTTTTTGCGCTACTGAAGGGATTGACGATATTATCGTTGCAAGCGATTTTGCTTTTAAAGATTTTGGCACCAACTATGGAGTATTAATAGGCAATAGTCCTTTTGCAGGATTATTAGCTAGATCAGCTTTTGTAGTCAAAGATGGAAAAATAGTTTATAAACAGCTTGTAGAAGAACTAATGGGCAAAATTGATTTCAAAGATTTAGAACTTTTTATGCATAGAAACTATGGTTACCCTTTGAATTAA